A window of Eucalyptus grandis isolate ANBG69807.140 chromosome 4, ASM1654582v1, whole genome shotgun sequence genomic DNA:
GCTACCTGATTTTGAAGGAGGTCGTGGGAGGGGAGACTCAGGAAACTCGCAAATTCATCAACTATCTCCTGCATATCGTCGTGAACCAGACGTCGTCGCTGTGTTACAGGACCATGATCCGCGACCGGAAGAAGGGCCCGCGCTACCGGGAGTTCGAGTTCTTCGAAAGTGAGATTTGCCAAGCGTAATCCGAAGCATTCGATGTAAGAGCCatgtagctct
This region includes:
- the LOC104442973 gene encoding cysteine proteinase inhibitor 5-like — protein: MRPQILLLITSLAVLLLSAIAAADDAADSPVGPPEPIKDVHDPQVQFLAQVAVNSYNLEHRRYLILKEVVGGETQETRKFINYLLHIVVNQTSSLCYRTMIRDRKKGPRYREFEFFESEICQA